TGTTCATTGCGTCTTGAGTATCTTGCCCCGTTTAGTCCGGCGGCTTGCCTTGACGCTTTTCTTTGGCACTGGCTTGTGCTCTATGAGGCGCTTGAGTACCGCGTCGAATCTATCTTCGTCAACCTTGATCGGTTTTTGTTCTGCCATAGCTTTATAGTTATGAAGGACTTAGGCTGGGGTTGATTCCTTCAATTTATTTGATAAACTAAAGAGTATGGCCCCGTAGCTCAAACGGACAGAGCGCCTGCCTACTAAGCTCGGAGATGCCAGTTCGAGTCTGGCCGGGGCCATTCCAAGTTCCCTTTTTCGGCTCTCAGGGTGCTGTTACACCCTGAAATTACGGGCCGAAGGAAAGGGGTGTTCCATGATTCATCGCCCAGCGCGGTTTGTCATGGTTGTTATCCAGATGGACGGCCTGATCGTCGCCCTGATCTGGATATAACTCCTGGCCCCGGCTTTCATAGCGGGGCCAAACTTTTTAAAAGATCAATGGCCAACGTGACAAGTAATGTCACCGTGCCATTATTATATATAAAAGTTATCACTCATGCATGTTACTGTGCAACCACTTTATGTGTGTTTGAACACAACATAATCATGTGATATTCATTAACATTTTCGAGATTGTAATTTCAGCCCCCAATTATTTAACAGCAATCTACCTACTGCACACTTCAATTGTAATTTATCCGCAATTCTAAGTCCACTCATAACAGATAAAATAAGTCATTTGTTTTCAACGAGCTGCGTCAAAGGCATGCTCCTTAATATTTTTTTGTTAGATACTTGACAATAACACGCTCATATTTTATTATCGTTTTGTAGTCATATAGCATCAAATCATCCGTAACCGGCAATTATAAGAAACACAAACTCATTTGAAGGAGACAAGAACCATGACCATCACTCGAATCGACCCCTTTCGTGAACTGGCGAGCTTTTTCCAGACCTTTGAGCCTACCGGCAAAGAGCAGCTGAGCGCGGGCAGCTTCGTTCCTCCCGTTGACGTATACGAGGACGAGCAGCACCTGGTGCTCAAGCTGGAAATCCCCGGCCTGAACGATGAGGACATCAACGTCAGCGTAGAAAACAACACCCTGACCGTTCAGGGCGAGCGCAAGTTTGAGAAGGAAGAGAAAGAAGAGAACTTCCATCGCATTGAGCGCAGGTACGGCTCTTTTGCCCGCACCTTTAAGCTCCCGAACACAGTGGACGCAGAGAAGGTGGAAGCCAGCTATGAAAAGGGCGTTCTGAAGATCATGCTGGCAAAGAGGGCAGAAGCCAAGCCGCGGCAGATCAAAGTTGGAATCGGCCAGAAGACCCTCCAGGGGTAAGTAGCCAAGGAGAAGGCCAAACGCTGCTTATGAACGGCCGTACGGGAGATGAAATGTTCATCTCCCGTTTTCTTTTAAGCCGCAGCCGCTATGCAGGCAGATCAAGCGCAAAAGGAAGACAATAGAAAACAGAAACACTTGGCAGCAACAAGCGATCTAATAGAAGTTGAGGAGCACTTAATATGGCAATTCGTTGGGACAAATTCACGATCAAGGCGCAGGAAGCAATCCAGCAGGCAAATGAGCTGGCGGGCCAGCACGGCAATCCGGAAATGCTGCCGTTGCATTTGCTGGCTGGGCTGTTGCAGGACGCCGAAGGGATTGTTGCGCCTGTCCTGGCCAAGCTGGGCGTGAATCCGGCGACACTTCAGTTGCAGGTGATGGAGAGGATTGACCGGCTGCCGAAAGTCTCTGGCGCCGCGGCACAACCGCATCTTTCCGCTGCGATGTCGAAATTGCTGGACCAAGCTTTCAAAGAAGCGGATACCTTCAAGGACGAGTATGTCTCCACGGAGCACCTGCTTCTGGCGATGACGGCGGATAAAGACAAAGCCAACGAAGCACGCCAGCTTCTGAGCGGCGCAGGAGCCGACCACGATGCGATTTTGAAGGCGTTAACTTCGGTGCGCGGTTCGCAGCGCGTGACCGACCAGAATCCTGAAGGAAAATATCAGGCGCTGGCCCGCTATGCCAAGGACCTGACGGAGCTGGCGCGGAAGGGCAAGCTTGATCCGGTGATCGGCCGCGACGAAGAAATCCGCCGCGTGGTGCAGGTCCTTTCGCGCAGGACGAAAAACAATCCGGTACTGATCGGTGAGCCAGGTGTGGGCAAGACGGCCATTGTGGAAGGGCTGGCGCAACGCATTATCTCCGGCGACGTTCCGGAAATCTTGAAGAACAAGCGTGTGGTCGGACTGGATTTGGGTTCGATGCTGGCCGGGGCCAAGTATCGCGGGGAGTTTGAAGACCGCTTGAAAGCGGTGCTAAAGGAAATTGAAGACTCCAACGGGCAGATCGTTCTCTTTATTGACGAGCTGCACACGCTCGTCGGGGCGGGCGCATCTGAAGGCGCAATTGACGCCAGCAACATGCTTAAACCGGCGCTGGCTCGCGGAGAGCTGCGCGCGATTGGCGCGACCACGCTGAACGAATTCCGTAAATATATCGAGAAGGACGCGGCTTTGGAACGGCGCTTCCAGCCGGTGTTTGTGGGCGAACCGAACGTAGAAGATACGATCTCGATCCTGCGCGGCCTGAAAGAAAAATACGAAGTGCACCATGGTGTACGGATCAAGGACTCAGCCATTGTCTCGGCAGCGACTTTATCGAACCGCTACATTACCGACCGTTTTCTGCCGGACAAAGCGATTGACCTGATCGATGAAGCCGCGTCTTCATTGCGCATACAGATTGATTCCATGCCGACCGAGATCGACCAGTTGGAGCGCAGGGCGACGCAGCTTGAGATCGAAAAGCAGGCGCTGAAGAAGGAAGACGATGCCAACTCGAAAGACCGGCTGGCTGTGGTGGAGCGCGAGTTGGCGCAGATCCGTGAGCAGGCCAACGCGCTGAAGGTCCGCTGGAAGGAAGAGAAGGAAGGCATCACCCGCATCCGCGCCCTTAAAGAAAAAATCGAGCAGCTGAAGATTGAAGAGCAGCAGGCGGAGCGCAACGGAAACCTGGAGCGCGTGGCGGCGATCCGTTATGGCGATCTGCGCCAGGCCGAGACGGAGCTGGCGAAGTTGAGCGCGCAGGCAGACGACAAGCAGCGCCGCATGCTGAAAGAAGAAGTGGACGAAGAAGACGTGGCGCGGATCGTTTCCAAGTGGACCGGCATACCGGTATCAAAGATGCTGGAAGGCGAGGTGCGCAAGCTGGTGAGCATGGAAGACCGGCTGCGCCAGCGCGTGGTTGGACAGGATGAAGCGTTACAGCGCGTGTCGAATGCGGTAAGGCGTTCGCGCGCGGGGTTGAGCGATCCCAAGAAGCCGATTGGCTCGTTCATTTTTCTGGGCCCGACGGGCGTAGGAAAGACTGAACTAGCGAGGGCGCTTGCGGAGTTCTTGTTTGACGACGAGCACGCCATGGTGCGGATCGACATGTCGGAATACATGGAGAAGCATGCGGTCTCGCGGCTGATTGGCGCGCCTCCCGGATACATTGGCTATGACGAAGGCGGGCAGCTTACTGAGGCCGTGCGCCGCCGGCCTTACAGCGTGATTCTGTTCGACGAGATCGAGAAAGCGCATCCGGATGTGTTCAACATTCTGCTGCAGATTCTTGATGACGGACGGCTAACGGATTCTCGCGGCCGCACCGTGGATTTCAAGAACACGGTGATCATCATGACGTCGAATATTGGCGCCAGTTATTTGCAGGCTGAAGGCGTGAGTTCGCCGGAAGCGTTTGCTGAAGCCACCGACCATGTAATGGAAGCGCTGCGGCAGCATTTCCGGCCTGAGTTCCTGAATCGCGTGGACGACGTGATTGTGTTCAAGCCGCTGGGCGAGGAGCAGTTAACGCATATCATCGAGCTGCGGTTGGACGATCTGCGCAAGCTATTGGCAGACCGTAAGATCACTATCGAGCTTTCGCAACCGGCCAAGGAACTGCTGTTCCTGGAAGGCTACGACCGGGCTTATGGTGCTCGTCCGCTGAAGCGGGCCATCCAAAGGCTGATCCAGGACCCGCTGGCATTAAAGATCCTGGAAGGCGAAGTGCTGCACGGCGATCACGTAGTCGTGGACGCGGATGTGCCGAAACGGCAGATGGTGTTTACCGTGAGCGGGCGAACGGAAGCAAAGCCGACGCCGGCAAAGCGCGCAAGCTGAGAAAGCAAAAATCAGGCCGCAGGCAAGCGCTGAAGGATGCGCTTGTTTGCGGCCTTTTGTTTTAGAAGATTCGCCAGGACGCCAAAAATGTTTTAGTCCTTGGATTTCTTGCTCTCGGA
The genomic region above belongs to Terriglobia bacterium and contains:
- a CDS encoding Hsp20/alpha crystallin family protein, translated to MTITRIDPFRELASFFQTFEPTGKEQLSAGSFVPPVDVYEDEQHLVLKLEIPGLNDEDINVSVENNTLTVQGERKFEKEEKEENFHRIERRYGSFARTFKLPNTVDAEKVEASYEKGVLKIMLAKRAEAKPRQIKVGIGQKTLQG
- the clpB gene encoding ATP-dependent chaperone ClpB; its protein translation is MAIRWDKFTIKAQEAIQQANELAGQHGNPEMLPLHLLAGLLQDAEGIVAPVLAKLGVNPATLQLQVMERIDRLPKVSGAAAQPHLSAAMSKLLDQAFKEADTFKDEYVSTEHLLLAMTADKDKANEARQLLSGAGADHDAILKALTSVRGSQRVTDQNPEGKYQALARYAKDLTELARKGKLDPVIGRDEEIRRVVQVLSRRTKNNPVLIGEPGVGKTAIVEGLAQRIISGDVPEILKNKRVVGLDLGSMLAGAKYRGEFEDRLKAVLKEIEDSNGQIVLFIDELHTLVGAGASEGAIDASNMLKPALARGELRAIGATTLNEFRKYIEKDAALERRFQPVFVGEPNVEDTISILRGLKEKYEVHHGVRIKDSAIVSAATLSNRYITDRFLPDKAIDLIDEAASSLRIQIDSMPTEIDQLERRATQLEIEKQALKKEDDANSKDRLAVVERELAQIREQANALKVRWKEEKEGITRIRALKEKIEQLKIEEQQAERNGNLERVAAIRYGDLRQAETELAKLSAQADDKQRRMLKEEVDEEDVARIVSKWTGIPVSKMLEGEVRKLVSMEDRLRQRVVGQDEALQRVSNAVRRSRAGLSDPKKPIGSFIFLGPTGVGKTELARALAEFLFDDEHAMVRIDMSEYMEKHAVSRLIGAPPGYIGYDEGGQLTEAVRRRPYSVILFDEIEKAHPDVFNILLQILDDGRLTDSRGRTVDFKNTVIIMTSNIGASYLQAEGVSSPEAFAEATDHVMEALRQHFRPEFLNRVDDVIVFKPLGEEQLTHIIELRLDDLRKLLADRKITIELSQPAKELLFLEGYDRAYGARPLKRAIQRLIQDPLALKILEGEVLHGDHVVVDADVPKRQMVFTVSGRTEAKPTPAKRAS